A DNA window from Borrelia sp. HM contains the following coding sequences:
- a CDS encoding chemotaxis protein CheB — MQVKIYVLVIEPSSTNRKAISDIINSSSNLEVIATAANGDFALKKLKKYPDVVLLSLETETIKEIAFLKKKQNIIDKLPVVILSSCQEIAKNALLKGANDFIIKTDDKLKYIKDKIINLLSVYGKKTIKNKIITNINLEVKKNKSLTINNEKEKKPTPIKLTDKNLILKKEKIDNKYFNQSKIINEKDLKKLQTRKFDIVVIGISTGGPAALKKILPEIPKNFPVPIVIVQHMPKGFTSEFANNLNNICDLGVKETTNQEILQKGFIYISSGGYHTRINKINGKYKTEVFDAENVNGHKPSIGVLFKSISENVKEKAIALIMTGMGSDGSREIGEIKKAGGLTIAQDEQSSVVFGMPKIAIEENNIDYVVSISHVIKLLKAILLDG, encoded by the coding sequence ATGCAAGTAAAAATTTATGTGCTTGTAATTGAACCTTCTTCTACTAATAGAAAGGCTATATCAGATATTATAAACTCATCTTCAAACCTTGAAGTGATTGCCACTGCAGCTAATGGAGACTTTGCTCTTAAAAAACTTAAAAAATATCCAGACGTAGTATTACTTAGTTTAGAAACAGAAACAATCAAAGAAATTGCTTTTTTAAAAAAAAAGCAAAATATAATTGACAAGCTTCCTGTTGTTATCCTATCATCATGCCAAGAAATAGCAAAAAATGCTCTCTTAAAAGGTGCTAATGATTTCATAATAAAAACTGATGATAAATTAAAATACATAAAAGATAAAATTATCAATTTACTCTCGGTTTATGGTAAAAAGACTATAAAAAACAAAATTATCACAAATATCAACTTAGAAGTCAAAAAAAATAAATCACTAACAATAAATAATGAAAAAGAAAAAAAGCCAACCCCTATAAAATTAACAGATAAAAATCTAATACTTAAAAAAGAAAAAATTGATAATAAATATTTTAATCAATCGAAAATAATAAACGAAAAAGATTTAAAAAAATTGCAAACCAGAAAATTCGACATAGTTGTTATTGGAATATCTACAGGAGGCCCTGCAGCACTAAAAAAAATACTACCAGAAATTCCTAAAAATTTTCCTGTTCCAATAGTTATTGTTCAACATATGCCAAAAGGATTCACTTCAGAGTTTGCCAATAATCTTAATAATATATGTGACTTAGGTGTCAAAGAAACAACTAATCAAGAAATACTCCAAAAAGGATTCATATACATAAGCTCTGGAGGATATCACACAAGAATAAATAAAATTAATGGAAAATATAAAACAGAGGTATTTGATGCTGAAAATGTAAACGGACACAAACCTTCTATCGGGGTACTCTTTAAATCAATATCAGAAAATGTAAAAGAAAAAGCAATAGCTTTAATAATGACTGGAATGGGAAGTGATGGCTCTAGAGAAATTGGAGAAATTAAAAAAGCTGGTGGATTAACTATCGCACAAGATGAGCAAAGTTCAGTGGTTTTTGGAATGCCAAAAATAGCAATAGAGGAAAATAATATAGACTATGTAGTTTCAATAAGTCATGTGATAAAATTATTAAAGGCCATCCTTCTTGATGGTTAG